The sequence CCGGCTTGCTGATCTGGGTTACCGAATACTATACGGGGACCGACTATCGCCCGGTCAAGGGCATCGCGGATGCTTCGCGCACCGGACATGCGACCAACATCATCCAGGGCCTAGCGATCTCGATGGAGGCGACGGCACTGCCGGCGCTGATCATCTGCGCCGCGATCATTATCACCTACCTGCTCGCGGGGCTGTTCGGCATCGCCATCGCCGTAACCGCAATGCTGGCGCTCGCCGGCATGGTCGTGGCGCTCGACGCCTATGGGCCCGTCACCGATAACGCTGGCGGCATCGCCCAGATGGCCGACCTCGACGAGGGCGTGCGCAAGACCACCGACGCGCTCGACGCCGTCGGCAACACGACGAAGGCGGTGACCAAGGGTTACGCCATCGGCTCCGCCGGCCTGGGTGCCCTGGTGCTGTTCGCCGCCTATACCCAGGACCTACATTTCTTCAGCAGCAACCCCAACCTTTACCCCTATTTTGCCGGCGTCATCGTCGATTTCTCCCTGTCCAACCCGTTCGTCGTCGTCGGCCTGTTCGTCGGCGGCATGCTGCCTTACCTGTTCGGTGCGATGGGAATGATGGCGGTCGGGCGCGCGGCGGGGTCCGTGGTCGTCGAGGTTCGCCGTCAGTTCAAGGAAATTCCCGGGATCATGGACGGCAGCGGCAAGCCGGAGTACGGCCGCTGTGTCGACATGCTGACCCGGGCGGCGATCAAGGAGATGATCATTCCCTCGCTGTTTCCGGTGCTGGCGCCGATCGTGCTGTTCGTCATCATCTTGATGATCGCTGGCAAGTCAGCGGCGTTCTCGACGCTGGGGGCGATGCTGATGGGTGTTATCGTCACCGGCCTGTTCGTCGCGGTCTCCATGACCGCCGGCGGTGGCGCTTGGGACAACGCCAAGAAATACATCGAGGACGGCCATCACGGTGGCAAGGGCTCGGAAGCGCACAAGGCGGCGGTGACCGGCGATACGGTCGGTGATCCCTATAAGGACACCGCCGGTCCCGCGGTCAACCCGATGATCAAGATCACCAACATCGTGGCCCTGCTGCTCCTGGCCATGCTCGCCCATAGCTGACGTTCGCCCGCGCGAGACGCGCAGCATTACACCAAGAAGGCCCCGCAACCATTCAAGGTTGTGGGGTTTTTCTTTGGTGTAGGGTCAGATGGCCTGCAGTCCGTCCGATTTGCTCACGCGGAATTGACGGCGCTCGAACTTGGCGAGCAGGCTCGCCTGATCACTGTAGTAGCTGACGGCGACGTCGTCGGTGGGCAGCAGCCAGTAGGTTGTCGTAAACGTCTCGCCATTCGCCTCGCAGACGACGACGCCGTTGCGCACGACGTCGGCGAAGATGACTTCCTGCTGCACGTCGAAGAACGGGCTCTCGGCGGCGCGATCGAAGACAAAGGCGTGCAGCGCCGTGACGAGATCCGGAAACAGCCGTGCCAGCGTGTCCGGAACGCTCGCCGGCAACCCGAGAGAGTCCACGCCGGCGGCGATCGCGCGCAAGATGAACTCGCCAAGGCTGCTCGACGAAATCGCCGGGCCGGTGAATTCCACGAGCGGGCCGTCGGCGTTGGAGTGATCGGTGACCCAGCTGGCGTGAATGTCGCCCGCGATCAGCACGACGTTGCCGAGCCGGCGGTAGAATCTCAGCAACTGCTCGCGGCGGAGCGGAAAACCATCCCACTTGTCGACGTTGAGCTTGAGACGGGCGCCCAGGGGCGAGGCACGGAACAACGTCAGGATCGTCTGCAGCTCCTGAGG is a genomic window of Rhodospirillales bacterium containing:
- a CDS encoding sodium-translocating pyrophosphatase; translated protein: MYIFILLCGLAALAYGALTSRTIMACPTGTDRMRQISNAVQEGAAAYLNRQYRTIGMVGAGVAVVLLFVFGWKVALGYLIGACLSGAAGYAGMNISVRSNVRVAEGSRQGLDRGLEISFKAGAVTGMLVAGLALLAVAIYYFFLLIIGATGRELIDPLVSLGFGASLISIFARLGGGIFTKGADVGADLVGKVEAGIPEDDPRNPAVIADNVGDNVGDCAGMAADLFETYVVTIVATMVLGSIFFYGQSVMADVMLYPLAIGAVCILSSIASTKFVRLGASNSIMGALYKGFVGSAVLSAVALLPITAIVIGLGTELTVAGKTFTGFTLFLCGLVGLVVTGLLIWVTEYYTGTDYRPVKGIADASRTGHATNIIQGLAISMEATALPALIICAAIIITYLLAGLFGIAIAVTAMLALAGMVVALDAYGPVTDNAGGIAQMADLDEGVRKTTDALDAVGNTTKAVTKGYAIGSAGLGALVLFAAYTQDLHFFSSNPNLYPYFAGVIVDFSLSNPFVVVGLFVGGMLPYLFGAMGMMAVGRAAGSVVVEVRRQFKEIPGIMDGSGKPEYGRCVDMLTRAAIKEMIIPSLFPVLAPIVLFVIILMIAGKSAAFSTLGAMLMGVIVTGLFVAVSMTAGGGAWDNAKKYIEDGHHGGKGSEAHKAAVTGDTVGDPYKDTAGPAVNPMIKITNIVALLLLAMLAHS